A region of Mesorhizobium sp. M3A.F.Ca.ET.080.04.2.1 DNA encodes the following proteins:
- a CDS encoding PAS domain-containing hybrid sensor histidine kinase/response regulator — MIADSGTRQGSNATGIDRLGGAEAPKRQLVVAPPLAPELPAGNREGLPFLIVVAIAVLAGLVHLTGAPFFITLGLLATGLAGLAMHLRNRRMERRTAALLDETAARSRAEIETLADRMWEMQESEERFRGLIDALGDLVVHRDRDGHVVYANKVFASLVNVDQRDLAGKTLSDLGIDVGIVPDAAFSDHECLSSTDVAIRTPNGPRWFSWIELSVRDKDTGAVSHRAIARDITARKRAESSLITARERAEYASQAKSRFLATVSHEIRTPMNGIMGMAKLLADTDLSPEQRTYVGAVSTSASALLALIEDLLDYSKIEAGRFDPEPQPTSLREIADNIIELLAAKAFAKNIGLGCYVEPDVPQMITADPGRVRQVLLNLIGNAVKFTDAGGVLLTVARARTETTDRICFTVSDTGPGLREEDMERIFEEFEQSDGTSTRVHGGAGLGLAISKRLVSAMGGSISVSSRLGEGSEFIFELPATAATEPPQNRQNILSGWHAVIVSKNAVEADAIARTIRAHGGMVNIAATPARAASFAADCNVLLVDATIENSDGRLLRQLRQSGFAACEAVTLIAPTDRGLLGELRANGYSTFLARPVRGETLLRMLLTSHVPVLAEPQPQPRGASAARRRDQGLSVLIAEDNDINAMLARATLLKAGHRVKIVGNGKAAVEAVTDAGLKHRFDVVLMDLHMPVMDGLDAIAAIRRHEEATAVPPIPIMVLSADSQEKTRHAVLAHGASGFVTKPLDPDALVQAVEGQVAA; from the coding sequence ATGATCGCGGACTCCGGCACCAGGCAGGGCAGCAACGCCACGGGTATCGACAGGCTGGGCGGCGCCGAAGCGCCGAAGCGGCAGCTTGTCGTCGCGCCCCCGCTGGCACCCGAACTGCCGGCGGGCAACCGCGAAGGCCTGCCCTTCCTGATTGTCGTGGCCATCGCCGTGCTGGCCGGTCTGGTCCATTTGACGGGAGCGCCGTTCTTCATCACCCTCGGCCTGCTGGCGACTGGACTTGCCGGCCTCGCCATGCATTTGCGCAACCGGCGCATGGAGCGCCGTACAGCGGCGCTGCTCGACGAGACCGCGGCCCGCAGCCGCGCTGAGATCGAGACGCTCGCCGACCGCATGTGGGAGATGCAGGAGAGCGAGGAACGTTTTCGCGGCCTCATCGACGCGCTCGGCGACCTCGTTGTTCACCGCGACCGCGACGGTCATGTCGTCTACGCCAACAAGGTCTTCGCCTCGCTCGTCAACGTTGATCAGCGCGATCTCGCCGGAAAGACCTTGTCCGACCTCGGCATCGATGTCGGCATCGTGCCCGACGCGGCGTTTTCTGACCATGAATGTCTTAGTTCAACCGACGTCGCGATCCGCACGCCGAACGGGCCGCGCTGGTTCTCCTGGATCGAGCTTTCGGTGCGCGACAAGGACACGGGCGCCGTGTCGCACCGGGCGATCGCCCGCGACATCACCGCCCGCAAGCGGGCGGAATCGTCGCTGATCACCGCCCGCGAACGCGCCGAATATGCCAGCCAGGCCAAGTCGCGCTTCCTCGCCACCGTCAGCCACGAGATCCGCACCCCGATGAACGGCATCATGGGCATGGCGAAGCTGCTTGCCGACACCGATCTGTCGCCCGAGCAGCGCACCTATGTCGGTGCCGTCTCCACCTCGGCGAGCGCGCTGCTTGCCCTGATCGAGGACCTGCTCGATTATTCCAAGATCGAGGCCGGCCGCTTCGACCCGGAGCCTCAACCGACCTCGCTGCGCGAGATCGCCGACAACATCATCGAGCTGCTCGCGGCGAAGGCCTTTGCCAAGAACATCGGGCTGGGATGCTATGTCGAACCCGACGTGCCGCAGATGATCACCGCCGATCCGGGCAGGGTGCGTCAGGTCTTGCTCAACCTGATCGGCAATGCCGTCAAGTTCACCGATGCCGGCGGCGTGCTGCTCACCGTGGCGCGTGCCCGCACCGAAACGACCGACCGCATCTGCTTCACGGTCTCCGATACCGGCCCCGGCCTGCGCGAGGAGGACATGGAGCGCATCTTCGAGGAGTTCGAGCAGTCCGACGGCACCTCGACCAGGGTGCATGGCGGCGCCGGCCTCGGGCTCGCCATATCCAAGCGTCTCGTCAGCGCCATGGGCGGCTCGATTTCGGTGTCGAGCCGGCTCGGCGAGGGGTCGGAATTCATTTTCGAGCTGCCCGCGACTGCCGCAACCGAGCCGCCGCAGAACAGACAGAACATACTCTCCGGCTGGCATGCAGTGATCGTATCCAAGAATGCCGTCGAGGCCGATGCCATCGCTCGCACAATTCGCGCCCACGGCGGCATGGTGAACATTGCCGCGACGCCAGCGCGGGCCGCGTCCTTCGCCGCCGATTGCAACGTGCTGCTGGTCGATGCGACGATCGAGAACAGCGATGGGCGCCTGCTCAGGCAGCTGCGCCAGAGCGGCTTTGCCGCTTGCGAAGCCGTCACGCTGATCGCACCCACCGACCGCGGGTTGCTCGGGGAGCTCCGCGCCAACGGCTACTCCACCTTCCTGGCCAGGCCGGTCCGAGGCGAGACGCTGCTGCGCATGCTCTTGACCAGCCATGTGCCCGTTCTTGCCGAGCCGCAACCGCAGCCGCGCGGCGCCTCTGCGGCGCGCAGGCGCGATCAGGGGCTGTCGGTGCTCATTGCCGAAGACAACGACATCAATGCCATGCTGGCCCGAGCCACGCTTCTCAAGGCGGGGCATCGCGTCAAGATCGTCGGCAACGGCAAGGCGGCCGTCGAGGCCGTCACCGATGCCGGGCTCAAGCATCGTTTCGACGTGGTGCTGATGGACCTGCACATGCCGGTGATGGACGGACTGGACGCGATTGCCGCCATCCGCCGCCACGAGGAAGCGACGGCCGTGCCGCCGATCCCCATCATGGTGCTTTCAGCCGACAGTCAGGAAAAGACCCGCCACGCCGTGCTCGCGCACGGCGCCAGCGGCTTCGTCACCAAGCCGCTCGATCCCGACGCGCTCGTCCAGGCCGTCGAGGGCCAGGTTGCGGCGTGA
- a CDS encoding MDR family oxidoreductase — protein sequence MPDTFKAILVSRDAEKKQSVEIVDMTEAELMEGDVTVAVEATTVNYKDGLAITGKAPVVRRWPLVPGIDFAGTVIASSHADWRKGNKVILNGWGVGETHFGAYAGRARIKGDWLVPLPDGISPHDAMAVGTAGYTAMLAVMALERHGIVPDRGPVVVTGAAGGVGSVAISILSTLGYHVIASTGRSAESSYLMDLGAAEVISRDELGQPAKPLAKERWAGGIDSVGSHTLANALSMTSYGGAIAACGLAGGMDLPGSVAPFILRGVSLLGIDSVMAPKAVRLEAWRRIGNDLDLKKLSALSRTIGFDGIIGAAHDILDGKIRGRVVVDM from the coding sequence GTGCCCGACACCTTCAAAGCCATCCTCGTCTCGCGCGACGCCGAGAAAAAGCAGTCGGTCGAAATCGTCGATATGACCGAAGCCGAACTGATGGAGGGCGATGTCACGGTCGCCGTCGAGGCGACGACGGTCAACTACAAGGATGGGCTCGCCATCACCGGCAAGGCCCCGGTCGTGCGCCGCTGGCCGCTGGTGCCGGGCATCGACTTCGCCGGCACCGTCATTGCCTCTTCGCACGCCGACTGGCGCAAGGGGAACAAGGTGATCCTCAACGGCTGGGGCGTCGGCGAGACGCATTTCGGCGCCTATGCCGGGCGCGCCCGGATCAAGGGCGACTGGCTGGTGCCGCTTCCCGATGGCATCAGTCCGCACGATGCGATGGCCGTCGGCACGGCCGGCTACACCGCGATGCTCGCGGTCATGGCGCTCGAGCGGCACGGCATCGTGCCGGACCGCGGACCGGTCGTGGTGACAGGCGCCGCCGGCGGCGTCGGCTCGGTCGCGATCTCCATCCTGTCGACTCTCGGCTACCATGTGATCGCTTCCACCGGACGCAGTGCCGAGAGCTCTTATCTGATGGACCTCGGCGCGGCCGAGGTGATCTCGCGTGACGAGCTCGGCCAGCCGGCAAAGCCCCTTGCCAAGGAACGCTGGGCCGGCGGCATCGACTCGGTTGGCAGCCACACCCTGGCCAACGCGCTTTCCATGACGTCCTATGGCGGCGCGATCGCCGCTTGCGGACTGGCCGGCGGCATGGACCTGCCGGGGAGCGTGGCCCCTTTCATCCTGCGCGGGGTGTCATTGCTCGGCATCGATTCCGTCATGGCGCCGAAGGCGGTCCGCCTCGAGGCCTGGCGCCGCATCGGCAACGATCTCGACCTCAAGAAACTGTCTGCCCTGTCGCGGACGATCGGCTTCGACGGTATCATCGGCGCCGCGCACGACATCCTGGACGGGAAGATCAGGGGTCGCGTGGTGGTGGACATGTAA
- the lspA gene encoding signal peptidase II translates to MKSWSPYALLVIAAIALDQWVKQLVENGLAFEDKVDLLPFLALFRTYNIGIAFSMFPSFGDTGLVIIAALVVAFVLYLAARTPAGHIVSRIGFALIVGGALGNLIDRAIYGHVIDYILFHTPVWSFAVFNLADAFISVGAALVVLDELIGWRREARPQDPGN, encoded by the coding sequence GTGAAATCCTGGTCTCCCTATGCGCTGCTGGTGATCGCGGCAATCGCGCTCGATCAGTGGGTCAAGCAGCTGGTCGAGAACGGCCTTGCCTTCGAGGACAAGGTGGATCTTCTGCCGTTCCTGGCGCTGTTCCGCACCTACAATATCGGCATTGCCTTCTCGATGTTCCCCTCCTTCGGCGACACCGGCCTGGTGATCATCGCCGCATTGGTCGTCGCCTTCGTGCTCTATCTCGCCGCGCGGACGCCCGCCGGCCACATCGTTTCCCGCATCGGCTTTGCCCTGATCGTCGGTGGCGCGCTGGGCAACCTGATCGATCGCGCCATCTACGGCCATGTCATCGACTACATCCTGTTCCACACGCCCGTCTGGTCCTTCGCGGTGTTCAACCTGGCCGACGCCTTCATTTCGGTGGGCGCGGCGCTGGTCGTCCTGGACGAGCTGATCGGCTGGCGGCGCGAGGCCAGGCCCCAGGACCCGGGCAATTGA
- a CDS encoding RNA methyltransferase, with protein MHERHAGAPGQVKEVTSLANPLVKDIKALALKKFRDQQNAFLAEGLKLVIDALDLGWSIRTLVFAKAGRGNAAIEKVAARTVAAGGTVLEVSEKVLAAITRRDNPQMVVGVFAQQFMPLKEIRAKDGDVWVALDRVRDPGNLGTVIRTVDAVGARGVILVGDTTDPFSLETVRATMGSVFAVPVAKATQDAFLAWRRDFPGLVAGTHLKGAVDYRSVDFSRGPTLLLMGNEQQGLPDALAESCDRLLRIPQAGRADSLNLAVATGVMLFEIRRGALKLE; from the coding sequence ATGCACGAACGTCATGCAGGGGCACCAGGGCAGGTGAAGGAAGTGACCAGCCTCGCCAACCCGCTGGTCAAGGACATCAAGGCTCTGGCGCTGAAGAAATTCCGCGACCAGCAGAACGCTTTCCTGGCCGAGGGCTTGAAACTGGTCATCGACGCGCTTGATCTCGGCTGGTCGATCAGGACGCTGGTCTTCGCCAAGGCAGGGCGCGGCAATGCCGCGATAGAAAAGGTTGCCGCACGCACGGTCGCCGCCGGCGGCACCGTGCTCGAAGTCTCGGAAAAGGTGCTGGCGGCGATCACTCGCCGCGACAACCCGCAGATGGTGGTCGGGGTCTTCGCACAGCAGTTCATGCCGCTGAAGGAGATCCGCGCCAAAGATGGCGACGTATGGGTCGCGCTCGACCGCGTTCGCGATCCCGGCAACCTCGGCACCGTTATCCGTACGGTCGATGCCGTCGGCGCCAGGGGCGTGATCCTGGTCGGCGACACCACCGATCCTTTTTCACTGGAGACGGTGCGAGCCACCATGGGCTCGGTCTTTGCCGTGCCTGTCGCCAAGGCGACGCAGGACGCTTTTCTCGCCTGGCGGCGCGATTTTCCTGGCCTGGTCGCGGGCACGCATCTGAAGGGCGCGGTGGACTACCGTTCGGTCGATTTTTCCCGAGGTCCTACATTGCTCTTGATGGGCAACGAGCAGCAGGGCCTGCCGGACGCGCTTGCCGAAAGCTGCGACAGGCTGCTCAGGATCCCTCAGGCCGGCCGCGCCGATTCGCTCAACCTGGCAGTGGCCACCGGGGTCATGCTGTTCGAGATCCGTCGCGGCGCCTTGAAACTCGAGTGA
- a CDS encoding class I SAM-dependent rRNA methyltransferase — MKSFRDKRRDSRPARTEPPDRRESIAPARKQPKTGERPATRLADRLEAEPSPRVLARREGVLPAERLPLILEVAPNADYALLDSGAGEKLEQYGPYRIVRPEGQAIWQPALSAKEWQRADAIFTGDTDEEGIGRWRFPKTPLGETWPMKHDGIDYLGRFTSFRHVGVFPEQASHWDHMAGLIAAAKRPVKVLNLFGYTGLASLVAARAGAEVTHVDASKKAIGWARENQEMAGLGNKPIRWIVEDAVKFAEREERRGSRYDIVLFDPPAYGRGPKGEVWQLFEDLPGLTDLCRSILTPKPLAVVLTAYSIRASFFAIHALMRDTFAGMGGTVESGELIIREKSAGRALSTSLFSRWVA; from the coding sequence TTGAAATCCTTTCGCGACAAACGCCGCGACAGCCGCCCCGCCAGGACGGAGCCGCCGGACCGGCGCGAGTCCATCGCGCCGGCACGGAAACAGCCCAAGACTGGCGAGCGCCCCGCGACAAGATTGGCTGATCGGCTTGAGGCAGAGCCCTCGCCGCGAGTGCTCGCGCGCCGCGAGGGCGTGCTGCCGGCCGAGCGCCTGCCGCTGATACTCGAGGTCGCTCCCAATGCCGACTATGCGCTGCTGGACAGCGGCGCCGGCGAGAAACTGGAACAATACGGCCCCTACCGCATCGTGCGCCCGGAAGGCCAGGCGATCTGGCAGCCCGCGCTTTCCGCCAAGGAATGGCAGCGTGCCGACGCCATCTTCACCGGCGATACCGACGAGGAAGGCATCGGCCGCTGGCGTTTTCCGAAAACGCCGCTCGGCGAGACCTGGCCGATGAAGCATGATGGCATCGATTATCTCGGCCGCTTCACCTCCTTCCGTCATGTCGGAGTATTTCCCGAGCAGGCCTCGCATTGGGACCACATGGCCGGGCTGATCGCCGCCGCGAAACGGCCGGTCAAGGTGCTGAACCTCTTTGGCTATACCGGCCTCGCCTCGCTGGTGGCTGCGCGCGCCGGCGCCGAGGTCACCCATGTCGATGCCTCGAAGAAAGCGATCGGCTGGGCGCGCGAGAACCAGGAGATGGCCGGCCTCGGCAACAAGCCGATCCGCTGGATTGTCGAGGACGCGGTGAAGTTCGCCGAGCGCGAGGAGCGCCGCGGCAGCCGCTACGATATCGTTCTCTTCGACCCGCCAGCCTATGGCCGCGGCCCCAAGGGCGAGGTCTGGCAGTTGTTCGAGGACCTGCCGGGATTGACCGACCTCTGCCGCTCGATCCTGACGCCGAAGCCGCTCGCCGTGGTGCTGACCGCCTATTCGATCCGCGCCTCCTTCTTCGCCATCCATGCCTTGATGCGCGATACCTTCGCCGGGATGGGCGGCACGGTCGAATCCGGTGAGCTGATCATCCGCGAGAAGTCCGCCGGCCGCGCGCTGTCGACCTCGCTGTTCTCGCGCTGGGTGGCCTGA
- a CDS encoding DUF1772 domain-containing protein, translated as MEMRGFLFFWSVLTATVAALSLGPSFAHVLESLPRLTRWSPELWRETTVFNAQFQLFLLVGAPLDMAAIACPALLAWMLRDEPRAFWLVIAATLLYALSLALWFMLVKPANDVLATWAPGPIPDNFEAIRLRWETGHMVVTAAKAVGFVSLCLGLLTMRHG; from the coding sequence ATGGAGATGCGCGGATTTCTGTTCTTCTGGTCGGTGCTTACAGCCACGGTTGCAGCTCTCAGTCTGGGGCCATCCTTTGCCCATGTCCTGGAATCGCTGCCCCGGTTGACGAGATGGTCGCCGGAACTCTGGCGGGAAACGACAGTCTTCAATGCGCAGTTCCAGCTCTTTCTGCTCGTCGGTGCGCCGCTCGATATGGCCGCGATCGCCTGTCCGGCCCTGCTGGCCTGGATGCTGCGCGATGAGCCTCGCGCATTTTGGCTGGTGATTGCCGCCACCCTCCTCTATGCGCTCTCGCTGGCCCTCTGGTTCATGCTTGTGAAGCCCGCCAACGACGTTCTTGCGACCTGGGCGCCTGGCCCGATCCCCGACAATTTCGAAGCCATCCGGCTGCGCTGGGAAACCGGACATATGGTTGTCACGGCGGCGAAGGCCGTCGGGTTCGTTTCGCTTTGTCTCGGCCTGCTCACGATGCGGCACGGATGA
- a CDS encoding VOC family protein, with protein sequence MNTPNFVILYVDSPERSGAFYASLLGRAPVEASPTFVMFVLDKGFKLGLWSRHAVEPAAAAAGGGGELVLAVENADAVDAMHADWTGRGLKMLQAPVDLDFGRTFVALDPDGHRLRVYWPFE encoded by the coding sequence ATGAATACGCCCAACTTCGTCATCCTCTATGTCGACAGCCCCGAGCGGAGCGGTGCGTTTTACGCCTCGCTGCTCGGACGCGCGCCGGTCGAGGCCTCGCCGACCTTCGTGATGTTCGTGCTCGACAAGGGTTTCAAGCTTGGGCTCTGGTCGCGCCACGCCGTGGAGCCGGCGGCGGCTGCCGCAGGCGGAGGCGGTGAACTCGTGCTTGCAGTCGAGAATGCGGATGCTGTCGATGCCATGCATGCCGATTGGACCGGGCGCGGCCTGAAGATGCTGCAGGCGCCGGTGGATCTGGATTTCGGCCGCACATTCGTCGCGCTCGATCCCGACGGGCATCGGCTGCGGGTGTACTGGCCGTTCGAGTAG
- a CDS encoding ornithine cyclodeaminase family protein, protein MLTISAAEVDQALTFPGLVETLRAAFREGAVQPVRHHHTVERPDGAASTLLLMPAWTDLNAAGTSAGGHIGVKIVTVSPDNNAIAKPAVMGLYLLLDGVTGEPEALIDGQRLTQWRTACASALAASYLARKDASRLLVVGAGALSPFLAKAHSAVRPISSIRIWNRTPANAEKVAAALRAEGLAASAGGDLADELGEADIVSSATITSEPLIKGALLKPGTHVDLVGGFTPTMRESDDDAISRARVYVDTRAGATKEAGDIVQPLVSGVLKPEAIIADLHELARGEKQGRQSDGEITLFKSVGAALEDLAAGIAVYKALKAKGVGE, encoded by the coding sequence ATGCTGACCATTTCGGCCGCCGAGGTTGATCAGGCTCTGACCTTTCCAGGCCTGGTCGAGACGCTGCGCGCAGCTTTCCGCGAGGGCGCCGTGCAGCCCGTTCGCCACCATCACACGGTCGAGCGGCCCGACGGCGCCGCTTCGACGCTGCTGCTGATGCCGGCCTGGACCGACCTCAACGCCGCCGGCACCTCGGCTGGCGGCCACATCGGCGTCAAGATCGTCACCGTGTCGCCGGACAACAACGCCATCGCCAAGCCGGCCGTGATGGGGCTCTATCTTCTGCTCGACGGCGTCACCGGCGAGCCGGAGGCGCTGATCGACGGCCAGCGGCTGACGCAATGGCGCACCGCCTGCGCCTCGGCGCTCGCCGCCTCCTATCTTGCCCGCAAGGATGCTTCCAGGCTGCTGGTGGTCGGCGCCGGAGCGTTGTCGCCCTTTCTCGCCAAGGCGCATTCGGCGGTGCGACCGATCAGTTCCATCCGGATCTGGAACCGCACGCCGGCCAATGCCGAGAAGGTGGCGGCCGCCCTGCGCGCCGAGGGGCTTGCCGCAAGCGCTGGCGGCGACCTCGCCGACGAGCTTGGCGAAGCCGATATCGTCTCGTCGGCCACCATCACCAGCGAGCCCCTGATCAAGGGCGCGCTGCTGAAGCCGGGCACCCATGTCGACTTGGTGGGCGGTTTCACGCCGACCATGCGCGAAAGCGATGACGACGCCATTTCGCGCGCCCGCGTTTATGTCGACACCCGCGCCGGCGCCACCAAGGAAGCCGGCGACATCGTCCAGCCCTTGGTTTCCGGTGTCCTGAAGCCTGAGGCGATCATCGCCGACCTGCATGAATTGGCGCGCGGCGAGAAACAGGGCCGGCAGAGCGACGGCGAGATCACGCTGTTCAAGTCGGTCGGGGCGGCGCTCGAAGACCTCGCCGCCGGCATCGCCGTCTACAAGGCGCTCAAAGCTAAGGGAGTAGGGGAGTAA
- a CDS encoding DUF1049 domain-containing protein, which produces MFNRFMLVVVFVPLAVILIALAVANRGPVAFTLDPFNPGNPALTLTLPLFIFLFLALAAGMIVGSMATWVKQGRYRKLARQRGIEAENLRQAVSRAPAAPPSGPALPKPTN; this is translated from the coding sequence ATGTTCAATCGCTTCATGCTCGTCGTGGTCTTCGTGCCGCTAGCCGTCATTCTGATCGCGCTCGCCGTCGCCAATCGCGGTCCGGTCGCCTTCACGCTTGATCCGTTCAACCCCGGCAATCCCGCTCTCACGCTGACGCTGCCGCTCTTCATCTTCCTGTTCCTGGCGCTTGCCGCCGGCATGATTGTCGGCAGCATGGCGACCTGGGTGAAGCAGGGCCGCTATCGCAAGCTGGCGCGCCAGCGCGGTATCGAGGCCGAGAACCTGCGCCAGGCGGTGAGTCGCGCGCCCGCGGCGCCGCCGAGCGGTCCCGCCTTGCCGAAGCCGACGAATTGA
- a CDS encoding integration host factor subunit beta produces the protein MIKSELVQIIAARNPHLFLRDVENIVGAIFDEITDALAEGNRVELRGFGAFSVKNRPARTGRNPRTGESVEVEEKWVPFFKTGKELRERLNGGK, from the coding sequence ATGATCAAATCCGAACTTGTGCAGATCATTGCCGCGCGCAACCCGCACCTTTTCCTGCGCGACGTCGAAAACATCGTCGGCGCGATCTTCGACGAGATCACCGACGCGCTTGCCGAAGGCAACCGGGTGGAATTGCGTGGCTTCGGTGCCTTTTCGGTGAAAAACCGCCCCGCCCGCACCGGCCGCAACCCGCGTACCGGCGAGTCCGTCGAGGTGGAGGAGAAGTGGGTACCGTTCTTCAAGACCGGCAAAGAGTTGCGTGAAAGGCTGAACGGCGGCAAATAG
- the sppA gene encoding signal peptide peptidase SppA, producing the protein MAMRADDLIDRRRLRRKLTFWRVAAFVVLAAALIAFSAWVYDDEFAGQAVNHIARVKIEGTITEDDELIKRLEAIRQSSTVKGVILSIDSPGGTTVGGESIYEEVRKLAGEKPVVAEVGTLAASAGYMIASAADHIVARKTSIVGSIGVLIQYPDVSGLMDKLGIKLEEVKSSPLKASPSPFKPTNDEERAMVRKLILDSYDWFVGIVAERRKMTREQALALADGSIFTGRQALANHLVDAVGGETEAVNWLASKGVDAKLKVIEWKDKDRRGSFLFSESMAKTMARALGLPDAGGDLIHELGADRMFLDGLVSVWHP; encoded by the coding sequence ATGGCAATGAGAGCCGACGACCTGATCGACCGCCGCCGCTTGCGCCGCAAGCTGACGTTTTGGCGCGTGGCCGCGTTTGTCGTCCTGGCGGCTGCGCTGATCGCCTTTTCGGCATGGGTCTACGATGACGAGTTCGCCGGCCAGGCGGTCAATCACATCGCCAGGGTCAAGATCGAAGGCACCATCACGGAAGACGATGAACTGATCAAAAGGCTGGAGGCCATTCGTCAGTCCTCGACGGTGAAAGGCGTCATCCTGTCGATCGATTCGCCCGGCGGCACCACGGTCGGCGGCGAATCGATCTATGAGGAAGTGCGCAAGCTTGCCGGCGAAAAGCCGGTCGTGGCTGAGGTCGGGACGCTCGCGGCATCCGCCGGCTATATGATTGCCAGCGCCGCCGACCACATCGTTGCCCGCAAGACCTCCATTGTCGGCTCGATCGGCGTGCTGATCCAGTATCCCGATGTCAGCGGCCTGATGGACAAGCTCGGCATCAAGCTCGAGGAGGTGAAATCCTCGCCGCTCAAGGCTTCGCCTTCGCCTTTCAAGCCGACCAATGACGAGGAGCGCGCCATGGTGCGCAAGCTCATCCTCGACAGCTATGACTGGTTCGTCGGCATCGTCGCCGAACGCCGCAAGATGACGCGCGAGCAGGCGCTGGCGCTTGCCGACGGCTCGATCTTCACCGGGCGCCAGGCGCTCGCCAACCATCTGGTCGACGCGGTCGGCGGTGAGACCGAAGCCGTCAACTGGCTGGCCAGCAAGGGCGTCGATGCCAAGCTGAAGGTCATCGAGTGGAAGGACAAGGACAGGCGCGGCAGTTTCCTGTTCTCCGAATCCATGGCCAAGACCATGGCCCGCGCGCTCGGCCTCCCGGATGCCGGTGGCGACCTCATCCACGAGCTTGGTGCCGACCGCATGTTTCTTGACGGTCTCGTTTCGGTCTGGCACCCTTGA
- the lptC gene encoding LPS export ABC transporter periplasmic protein LptC → MLARSEKTSDAETVPAAEGPASTRGDAFDRAQRHSRRVRVLKFAVPLLAAAIAVAFPVYSYLAAPVSVSVQADGSAFSNGKLVMANPKLNGFTKQKLPYSLTATRATQDVGKQGIIDLEGINAKLPVAADNVVSVDAAHGIYDRDANTMDLTSDVTVRTSDGMLATFKSVFLDMGKGSMKTDKPVDVSRGGSRITADSLSVQDNGKLVVFENRVRVNIDPASLKAAEAKSGEQNASQ, encoded by the coding sequence ATGTTGGCGCGATCTGAAAAAACGAGCGATGCCGAGACGGTGCCGGCTGCCGAGGGGCCGGCCAGCACGCGGGGCGATGCCTTCGATCGGGCGCAGCGCCATTCGCGCCGCGTGCGCGTGCTGAAATTCGCCGTGCCGCTGCTTGCGGCCGCCATTGCGGTCGCTTTCCCGGTCTATTCCTATCTTGCCGCTCCAGTTTCGGTCTCGGTGCAGGCAGACGGCAGCGCGTTCTCCAACGGCAAGCTGGTGATGGCCAATCCCAAGCTCAACGGCTTCACCAAGCAGAAGCTGCCCTACTCGTTGACGGCGACCAGGGCGACGCAGGACGTCGGCAAGCAAGGAATCATCGATCTCGAAGGTATCAACGCCAAATTGCCGGTGGCCGCCGACAACGTCGTGTCGGTCGACGCCGCACACGGCATCTACGACCGCGACGCCAACACGATGGACCTCACCAGCGACGTCACGGTGAGGACCAGCGACGGCATGCTGGCCACGTTCAAATCGGTCTTCCTAGACATGGGCAAAGGCTCTATGAAGACCGACAAACCGGTCGATGTAAGCCGAGGCGGGTCGCGCATTACCGCGGACTCGTTGTCGGTCCAGGACAATGGCAAGCTCGTCGTTTTCGAGAACCGGGTGCGCGTCAACATCGATCCGGCCAGCCTGAAGGCGGCAGAGGCAAAGAGCGGAGAGCAGAATGCGTCCCAGTAG
- a CDS encoding LptA/OstA family protein: MRPSSAARLPGASLALLLLGAASALAQSGATSQMPGLKLSGDQPIQIESDKLEVRQADSVAVFSGNVTVTQGPTLLKAGKMTVYYVKDPNAPKGAAAGASAMTGAGNIDHLVVENRVYIKSNDQIATGDTGTFDMKTQVLVLSGNEVVLSQGDNVLKGCKLTVQMKSGLGNVDGCGKRVMMSFTPQKQGAANK, translated from the coding sequence ATGCGTCCCAGTAGTGCGGCACGGCTTCCAGGCGCGTCCTTAGCGCTGCTGTTGCTGGGTGCGGCGTCCGCGCTTGCGCAGTCGGGAGCGACCAGCCAGATGCCCGGCCTGAAATTGTCCGGCGACCAGCCGATCCAGATCGAGAGCGACAAGCTGGAGGTCCGGCAGGCCGACAGCGTGGCCGTGTTCAGCGGCAACGTCACGGTCACCCAGGGGCCGACCCTGCTCAAGGCAGGCAAGATGACGGTCTATTATGTCAAGGATCCCAACGCGCCCAAGGGCGCGGCGGCCGGTGCATCGGCAATGACCGGCGCCGGCAACATCGATCACCTGGTGGTCGAGAACAGGGTCTACATCAAATCGAACGACCAGATCGCTACCGGCGACACCGGCACATTCGACATGAAGACGCAGGTGCTCGTGCTTTCCGGCAACGAAGTCGTCCTGTCGCAGGGCGACAATGTGCTGAAGGGCTGCAAGCTGACGGTGCAGATGAAGAGCGGTCTCGGCAATGTCGACGGCTGCGGCAAGCGCGTCATGATGTCGTTCACGCCCCAGAAGCAGGGAGCGGCGAACAAGTAA